The genomic window TCATTTATCACATTTGAACTCAAAATCATGACGTCGTAACAGGCTAACGCTCATTTACTTCTAACGTCATGTTACGCTTCACGGTTTCAGAATCATGGGGAGCAGAAAAAGGCTCGCCGGCGTCTTCGCTATAATTTTTATAGCTCAAGCATCGGCGACGGTTGACGATTTCCTGAACTTGACACCGAACGGCAATTCAGTTCCAAGACGAACAGGTACTCACACTTTACACTTTACGCGCTGCTGAGTCATTCGCTTTTCAATTGATATTGCATGCATTTACACGTAACTGCGTACTGCACGTACAAGATTGATTAACGAGCGCAAGTAAAATTGCCAAAAAGGTCTGCAGAATAAGTGCAAAATTATGTAGAGCTTAATTAGATTGGTGCACTTAATCTAATTGAACCCAAACATAGACTACGACTTGTCAAGGGGATTGAAAAGACTGGTTCCAGTGGTTTGCAAAAAATCAACGTATTTCTTGCCTTTTCTCCCTTGGCATGTCGGGCTTCTTTGGGCCATGTCCGACGTCTTGAAATGTTGTGACAGATGCTGACGGCTGTGGACCGAGAGGTCGCACAGTAGTTTGGCCGAATAATGGCCTCAGGTTCTTTGAAGGCGAATCTTCGAGTCGATTTAGAAAGTTACGAGTTTTTTTCCCACACATCCAGTGTCTAAGCTGGTCCAATGATCCAGGATCCAGCAGCAGCGTTAGCCGTTACACATAAAAAATCTGTGCGGCAAAATTAATAGCGAACACACGCCGCGGTGTGCAAAGAGGATTGTGTAACAGGTACATTAGTGTTAATACACGGGTATTGAAACTGACTGTAGAAATGATGTCAGCTTGCTTGTTACGTATTTAAATGCAGTACATTATACCGGTGGTTATTTATTTGCGAATAACTTTTCAAGCATCATTGTAACTCTGACGTGAAATGTGCAATccgcaattatttttattatgtgCCACGAATCGACTGTTCAGTCTTTGAAAAACGAGACTGGGCGACTACTCAATGCCAAGTAATTCCAGCTCTTATTCCCTTcagccattttttttctctctctctctcttcgacGACGTCACTTGTCAATGAGGCCAATGGCCAATTCCTCGGATTTAATTTATTGAACTCTGTCGTGGTTTCAGAGTCAAGGAAGAGTCGTTACGTCAGCTATGCAGGTGATAACGTACCGTTGCTTTTCCCAATCTCGTCGCACAACATCTTTTTTGGACAAACTCCGGTAGTCTATCAACCGTAAGTATAAAATTAGAATATACTGAAAGTATAATATTCCGGTTGCTTTAATCAGCGAGGTTCTGATCTACTGTAAAGTATATCATGTCGTTAAATCTTTGCAAACTTCTCAGCCTCTACCGCAGGTATAATATGAAGCCTAATTATTCGAAGTCATTCATGGTCGTAAGTAAGGTCTCTCAAAGCCTTTGCTGCGAAAAAATGTATGCGCGTTAAATAagcgaaaaaaatcgttagCGCGACATTCGTTCAAATAAACTACAAGCATACGGTggtcgataaatttttataacaccATGTGTGAACAGCGTTCAAACAAAGTTTCCGCTGTCCTTGTACCAAGGGAAGAATTCAAGAAGAACCAGAATATCGAAGGCTCATTCAACTTAATTGTGACTCGATCGGTGACCGTGAATTTCTACTCTCATTCCTTTTATTCCTCGAAAGGTACGGCGCTGCAACAGGAGAAGTCGTTGGCAATAGTCAGCCGAATCAATCCAGCCAACAGAGCCAAGCGACCTGCGGCGATAGATTCAACGGTGTCTGTGAAAAATCGAGGTACAGGACCTTCGACGGGTCCTGCAATAATCCTTACAACCCAACTTGGGGCCAGGCAAATACCCGGTACGCTCGACTCCTGCCCTCCAATTACGCCGACGGTAATTATATTACTATACACGTCTTAATGAGTCTATAAGCCTAGGACTGCAGAGAAGTTTCGTAACTTCGATACTCCGTATCTGTACGATTCGAGCAATGTACCAGCTCAGGTTATATCGCTACGGGCAATTTACAATTCGCACTAACGCGGGCAATCTCGACTCTATTATTCGATGGAAGGATGAAGCTTTGGCTTTTGAGTAAATcgcagaaatgaaaaagattAACCTCGTACGTGTAAAGGAACAATAAACTCGCCGGAAGCGATTGTGATAAGAGTAAAGAATCCTGCAACGACGCAGAGAGCggttaaaaaaatctcgacATATCGTACTTTCTAAAGTTCTTATATGGTCAAAATAGGCTATTCGAAATTGTTTCGTCGACCCCGGAGACAATCGCCTGTAAAAGAAAAGCGGACTTCCTGAGGCTTCTGGGGTCGGTGGTTCGGCTTTAACGAGATGAACTAATAACCGACTACCGTAAGAATTTCGAAGACGTCTTGACAACGCGAATCCACAGCTTTCGCTTTTACCTCGACCGCGTTTCGCCAGTCGCTCGGAACAATGAATTTTGGAGAAGAGTACAGGTATGTAACGAGCGAACCAAATAAGCGACTAGCCTCGTGACGCGCGTCGGTCGGtgaaatttgatgaatttgataaatttgcaACTCTTGAATCTCGCCGCTACGTTTGGTCGCGGCCGAGCGACTTTCTACACGTCCGGCCGAGAGACGGATCCACGTGCGACGAATCCGGCTCGCATTACATACCGGAATTTCGGGTAATCTCGGAAGCCTGTCCAGTCCAGCCGACTGATTTCCCGTGCCCTCTAACGTTCGCAGGAATCCACGAGCCGACCCGCTCCGTTAGCGGAAACAGTCTTCCTCTCTCCCGGGAGGTCAGCCTCGTTCTTTTCCCGGACGTCAAGGTGGAGGACAAGATGTGGACGCTGGCGAACATGCAGTGGGGCCAAATCGTCACCCACGACATGGCCATGATCGACGGATCCACGCAGTCCAGTGAGTCGATAGATCCACCGATCACCCGGAAGCTTCTAATCACACAGTTTCACCTTCGCAGAGGCCCATCCAACGAGATGCTGCACCGACGATGGCCAGTTCCTGACCTCAGCCCTCAACAGCCCCCTTTGCTACCCCATCGTCGTACCGCCCAACGACCCTGTTCACGCTCCATCCGGAACAAAGTGCTTAAACTTTGTTCGTAGTACGACTGACCTCGACCGTGGATGCTCCTCGTTGAACGAGCCTGCGGAACAGGTTTGTGGAAACATGTCAACACACGGTTGTGCACACATTCCGTTGCGCAACGGCCACGTTGCATGGGAAATTACACGACTCTCTCACGTCGAGTTCAATTCTAACACCGATCGAAAACATGTTGAGAGACCCGACAATGGGCGATAGAAAGTGCAATGCGAGTCATTCGCCATCCGTCGCTCAAtcaatctttttcttctttctttctttctttcgttctaCCTACTGTTATAACCGACTAATCGAACAAGCTCTTTCCACCAGTTGACCACCGTCACGGGTTGGCTTGACCTCTCCATAGTCTACGGATCGGACGATCAGACCGCGGCCAGTCTTCGGGCCGGTATCGGAGGTCGTCTCAACGTCGACGTTCGCAACGGCAGAGAATGGCCACCGGCGGCACTGAACAAGAGCGCGATTTGCGACGTGGAGAGCGACGCCGAGATCTGCTACCGAACAGGTGGGTCCGAGTTCAGCCGCTATTTGACAAACTACTTTGTGAAAATCGCGAACGGAACAAAAACAGGTTGCGTACGGACTATCCATCACGAGACAAAAAATCTGTGGCAGAACTTTCTCCGAACGATATTAATTAAGCACAACGCACGGTGCGGAAATTCGTATCACGCAACAAGACGAATGGAGGGGTGAAACGATAAATAGTACCTGTACTCGAGGACGAGGAGAAAAATAGTgtatcaaaaattgaattgctTACCGAAATTTTCTCTCGCCAGGAGACGCCAGGGCGAATCAAAATCCTCAGCTGACGGTTATGCAGATAATGCTCCTCAGGGAGCATAATCGAATCGCTGACGTACTCGCTCATCTCAATCCCCACTGGACCGATGATATAGTTTTCCAAGAAGCCAGACGCATCGCGATTGCTCAGCACCAGTACATCACCTACTACGAGTGGCTGCCAATTTTCTTAGGTCTGGATTCAATTGTCCCTCCGTAGTTGTTGACCCTTGACGGTATTTTCCCCctgttgaaaaaagaaactaaactaattttcatttcaggGGTCGAGAACTCGCTGTGccataaaataatttacgacACGAACGGATACGTCGATGATTATTCACCCTCGATAAACCCGAGCATACTAAACGAGCACTCGAATGCCGCATTCAGATACTTCCATTCGTTGATTGCTGGAAGACTTCAGTGAGTTatgtttttcttcatttatttattaccgtCTGTCTCTTACAAGAGCATCGCGGGGCCGATTTAAGTCGCATTTTATCTCCCGGTAATTTACCGTCGTCAGCTTTGCGGATTGAACGGTGAAATATTCTATCCATTACGCGATTTGCGCAGGTTGGTGAACGAGCACAGATTCGCTTTCACGTACAACAGCCTGCGGCTCAGTGACCACTTCAATCAACCCGGAGTCATAGAGCAGGGCGACAATATGAACGACCTTATCCGCGGTCTCGGAACACAGCCCGAAGAAGCAAGTGACCAATATTTTACCAGCGAGGTATGTAAATCTAGTCTTACCCACTTTTCGCAGCTAGCGTTGCAACGGTTCAAAACAATGATGTTGATCGTGAGATTGAACGCATGGACTGGATTCCCCCATCCCACTGAGAAACTATCTTAAGGGCGGGGGTTCAGCTTGGACGGTCTGAAATCATACCTATTAAtaggagttttttttaaaagaaaataacaacaattGGAGCAAATTCAGTTCAAgagctttataattttttttattgaaattagtaacaaaatggcggcatggcgcgtataagtagcgaacgactTCGAACTCAAGGGCTTTTGCGGTGGCCCATTTCCTGACATCACTGTCCAACTTGTAACGGGTAGAAACAATTTTAGAGTTATAAACACGTTTTTGGGTTCGAGCTTGTAGCccaaaagttaaaaaaaattcaaatatattcaaaaaattatggaattgaaattcaaagttCTAGGCACAAGCTCGAATCggtaaacaaattttaaagatcgtatcaaaatttcaagtcgatcggataaaaattgaacaaggAATCTTCGCCACTGGATTGAAGACGTGGTCCTTTGCTACTTGTATTCGCCATGCCGCCATCTTGTTATTAATtgcaatggaaaaattctaaaatttttttgaaactacaaataataaaaccctgaattttaaattgctccaagtgttttcattttctgaaaataaaaaaaaaaatactcctaaaaataggtatgatcTTAGAGGGTCCACCCCTTAATCCCGGTATTGTTCGTCTAGGTAACCCAATTCCTGTTCCGTGCTGGAAAAACCTTCGGCTCTGACCTCCGAGCCACCGATATTCAGAGGAGCAGAGACCACGGGCTCGCTTCTTACAACCAGGTCCGTCAATACTGCGGATTGCCGAAAGCACGTCGGTGGGCTGACTTCACTGACTACATATCGCCGGAGGTGAGTTTTCCCGCACTGACGGACTCTCCGCTTGAACAACATCCAGGCAAACCTGACCCATTGgactaaaatttgaaaaaacaaattcagaACGTCGAGAAGTTGGCTCGGCTCTATGAGACTCCCGATGACGTTGACCTGACGGTTGGAGGTTCCCTGGAATCGCACGTGAACGGAGCGTTGGCGGGTCCAACCTTCGTCTGCATTCTTCTCGAACAATTCTACCGCACAAGAGCCGGAGACAGATTCTGGTTCGAGTCGTCGGATCAGGACGTCGCCTTTACACCTGGTGAGCTTATTCATATGCTTGTTTCAAGATTAGCTTGACGACGGGAACTATTGCATTTGCTTCAAGTGCCTTGCGACATCTGCGACGTGTGCATGCGTTGAACAACTGTTATGTAAATACTGACGGCGGACGTTCGGTTTCACTTGTGTGCACTCCGTGTAATTCGACGAAGGTAATTCGAGgtgaaacgaaagaaaacaCGTTGAACGTAACTCTGTTTTATGCTGCAAAAATCGGTATTTACATACAACcaatattttcctacctcaTGTTACGAAATGCATTATCGTTTTACAGAGCAACTAACCGAGATACGAAAGAGCAGTATATCGAAATTATTCTGCGACAACGGGGATAATATAAAACTGATGCAGCCCAGAGGCTTTGAAATCGTTTCGGAACAGTAAGTCCCGAATGAAGCATTAGTagcaaaataaattgataaaaatttactattacGGACGATTCgatcctctttttttttttttttttttaggaatcCTCTCATCAAGTGCAACGACTTGCCTGGCATCGATCTTTCGCTCTGGAGGGCCGTCGATCCTCGATACCGCGAAAGACATTACCGCCCGCATGTTTTCAGACAATAGTATAATCGTGATTATACCCGAATGTGGACAAGTGTTGTTGCGTTTCGTTGTTTACtatgatataataatacatatatcGATTTTGTTAGGCTTGACTGCCcgaacaatttttcgaaaacattAAATGCCCACTTATGTATACGCTACGTACGTAGATACGTTTGCCTGTGTGCGTTAGGGTATCCCTTAGTTTGGatgttgacgatttttttctggaGTGACCCCCAAATCAAccgtaaataatttaaaaacaattctgtacgatgatgtgatttttttcacagatagtagcactaatgcccactaaaacctcgcggttatagatttttttgaacatcgttactcttacaataaaatatattctgaGAAAGTGTCCAAAACatgtgtattttaaatggaGAAATCCAGTTTCTTATAGGTATGgattagagttgagataaaaatctgaaaaaattagagaatcgtttttgaattatttaaagttGATTTGGGGAGCGCGCCAGAAAAATATCGTCAACACTCTAAACAACCGACACCCTGGTGtacatatacatttataatacgtatacattttacataaattataatgtatatcAATAATGATTCAGTAGCTTTGTACATACCTAAGTTATATCAACAGActacatacataatacattaatatatGAATAAAGATTTGGTAAGTTTCTTGCTAACGTTTGAAACCCagattattatatacatatggtGCCCGTCTGAAGTttcacgaataaaaataaaaacaaaacttcTCACGTACATttttacgaaataataaatcgcatacataatattatgGTTTTTTTCACCAATGGCGCAACgcgttgttatttattatcgttacTTTTGTATACGGTTGCACTGCTACGCAAATATAGCGCATATAACGTGCAACGTTGCAAAAACACTCCGACGATTTTCGTACCCTCTCGAAACAATCAGCGTTCAATCAAATTTCAGTAACTCAATTACACGCGTCGCGCTAACGATTCCATTCCCTTCGCGTATaaatcgcagcaaaaaagaaaaaaaaaaaaagagaaaagaaagaaacaaagatCGCATCGAGCACGATAACAAAAATGTGCCAATACCCGATTATTGGCGTATTGATATTGCTCTTGGGGCACATCAGCGCGAGTCTAGCCTCGTACGAAGACTTGAGTTCCCTCGAGGTCTCTGACGCATCCTCGTCGGCAAGCGCCTCTTATGAGGCCAAGGAGTATCAGGACGATTACAAAGCGGCGCCGGTGTATCGAAGAAGCACCGAGAACTCGTACGAGGATGGAGTCCCATTGGTCCTGCCCCAGCTGGACGACACGGTGGCGTACTGGGAATCCATTTACGGAACTGACGACGTCCCGGAATTTGAGGAGCCGCCGGTGATCGAGGGTGAGACGATTTTCATGGACATGGACGACCTGGTGGAGGATGAAGACCCGGAAACGATCCAAGTGAAGCGCAACGCTTCGCCACCGAGAGGGCTTGGAGAAGATTTCGTAGTATCTCGACCCTCCGGGGACGCCAACTATCAGACTCGAATGGCGAGCACTAACCGGCCGGAATTTTACGATGCGAAGTCTCTGGGGGACTCTGAGAGTTCAACGGCGCTCAAGACCGATAAAGACGGGCAGGTTTATGGGTCTGAGGATTCCGCGAGTGCGGTTTTTTCGTCGAGTTTTAATCACGGCGTGAAAAGCACCCAGCGATCGGAGTCGAGCAGTGCGGTTGGTATGAGGGCTTCGCTTGATATTGATAATGAAATGGAAAGTGCTTTGGAGTCTCCAGAGGCGTTTCGAGCTCCCTGGGAAGCCAGGTCGATTAGATCGAACATGCAAATCGAACCGTTGGGAAATTCTAAGCGGAAGATCATGCAGGCGAAGAAGGACCTTGCCAGTTTAGCTGCCTCAGGCGCCAGCGAGGCAGAAATAGCTGAAGCTATGCAGAGGACAGTCGAGGCCAAGCAGGACCTCATTGATTCGGTAATATTTTCGACTATCAGCGCGGTGCAGAGCAGAAAGGCATTAGTTGACTCTCTCGCGACAGACATTCATCAACGAAAATGTTGTTCGACTACAACCAGATCGCAGAGCAGGAGCAGAAACTCGTCTCGATCGGTTTTAAATTCTACGCATAAAATAATTCAGGCGAAAAAAGATCTGCTCGATTCAATAACATCTCCGCGAACAGAAAGTGTGGACGGTGACGATCAAGAATTAGGTTCCGCCCCCATTGATTTCGGGTTGAACAGTTTTTGGACAGAAAATTATCAGGGAAATAGTCAAATTAATAGTAATGTCGAGTCACATGGATCCCTTCAGTCCACTCTAGACTTAAAACTAAAAGTACTTCAGGCGAAAGGGGAGTTGATTCGCACAATAGCTGAGGGAGGTAGTCAAGAGGAAATTGATGTTGCGATAATCAAAACACTCGAGGCGAAAAAAGACCTCCTGGAATCAGTGGTGTCTATTGGAACACAGGCTGTTGACAACGGAGCAACACTTTCGACTGTGTTGGACATCGGATTGGACAATTTGTTGAACGAAGATGACCAAGTAATTAGTCTAGTTATTAATAATCTCGAATCTCATATCtcatttcaaacagttttagAATTACAGCGGAAACTAATTAGATCAAAAAGGAACTTGATCCGTATAGCTGCTGCAAGAGGCAGTAAATCGGAATTAATTGACGCACTAGTTAAGACGCTTGCTGCTAAAAGAGATCTCCTCAATTCAATCCTACCTGCTGAATCAGTGAACCTCATGAATGAAGAAGAATCAGCTTCTCCTAGTATTTGTTTTGGATTAGATACGATTTTAAATAGTGATCACCAACAAAATGGTCAAATTTCTGCCAATATTCGGTCAAGTTTAGATTCGAGAAAACAATTGATTCAAGCAAAAGGGAATTGTATTAAAACAGCTCTGACGGGAGGGAAGCAATCGGAGTTGAACAATGCGTTCTTGGAAATACTCGAAGCGAAAAGAGACCTACTGAACTCTGTGCTGGCTACCGGAGCACAGACTGTTGACAACGGAGAGACGATTTCCGTGGTGTTGGACATTGGATTTGATAGTTTATTGAATGAAGATGACGACGTAATTAGTAAGGTTGTTGCTCATCTCCAATCTCGTCTCTCACTTCAAACGGTTTTACAGTTGAAGCAAACACTAATTGAAGCGAAAGGGAATTTGATCCGTACAGTTGCTGCAAGAGACACTAAATTAGAGTTAACTgaagcacttttca from Neodiprion lecontei isolate iyNeoLeco1 chromosome 1, iyNeoLeco1.1, whole genome shotgun sequence includes these protein-coding regions:
- the LOC107227371 gene encoding peroxidase, which gives rise to MGSRKRLAGVFAIIFIAQASATVDDFLNLTPNGNSVPRRTESRKSRYVSYAGDNVPLLFPISSHNIFFGQTPVVYQPYGAATGEVVGNSQPNQSSQQSQATCGDRFNGVCEKSRYRTFDGSCNNPYNPTWGQANTRYARLLPSNYADGIHEPTRSVSGNSLPLSREVSLVLFPDVKVEDKMWTLANMQWGQIVTHDMAMIDGSTQSKAHPTRCCTDDGQFLTSALNSPLCYPIVVPPNDPVHAPSGTKCLNFVRSTTDLDRGCSSLNEPAEQLTTVTGWLDLSIVYGSDDQTAASLRAGIGGRLNVDVRNGREWPPAALNKSAICDVESDAEICYRTGDARANQNPQLTVMQIMLLREHNRIADVLAHLNPHWTDDIVFQEARRIAIAQHQYITYYEWLPIFLGVENSLCHKIIYDTNGYVDDYSPSINPSILNEHSNAAFRYFHSLIAGRLQLVNEHRFAFTYNSLRLSDHFNQPGVIEQGDNMNDLIRGLGTQPEEASDQYFTSEVTQFLFRAGKTFGSDLRATDIQRSRDHGLASYNQVRQYCGLPKARRWADFTDYISPENVEKLARLYETPDDVDLTVGGSLESHVNGALAGPTFVCILLEQFYRTRAGDRFWFESSDQDVAFTPEQLTEIRKSSISKLFCDNGDNIKLMQPRGFEIVSEQNPLIKCNDLPGIDLSLWRAVDPRYRERHYRPHVFRQ